AGTGGTCGATCGAATCGAAAGCTCGCACCTCTCCAACGCCATGTCGCTCGCGTCGCGCTTGCGGATGCAGGTGCGCGTTATCGCGCTCGAGGCGGGCAGCCTCACTTTTACCCAGCCTGCCGGGTCGACGGACGACGTCGCCTCCGATCTGCGATCCGCGCTGTTCGAGGTCTTCGGCCAGCGCTGGGAAGTCAGCCGGACCGATGACGCACGCCCCGATGCGAGCGCGCCCACGCTGGTCGAGCAGGCAGAGGCCGAAAAACTGGCTGCGCGCGAACGCGTCCGCCAGCATCCGATGATGCAGGCCCTCTACGAACATTTCCCCGGCGCCCGCATGGTCGAGGAACCCGACGAACCACGCGGGCGCGAGGACTGGTCGCGCAGCGCCTGATTGAAAGAAGGACCAAGTTATGCAGAACATGGAAGAAATGATGCGCGCGGCGCAGGAAGCCGCCACCAAGATCCAGCAGCAGATGCAGGACGCGCAGGTAAAGCTGGACAGCATCGAGGTCGAGGGCAGTGCCGGCGGCGGTCTGGTAAAGGTCCGCGCCAGCGCGCGGGGCCGCATCATCGCGGTGTCGATCGACGACAGCCTGTTCAAGGAAGAGGAGAAGACGATCCTCGAAGATCTGGTCACCGCTGCCTTCAACGATGCGCGCGACAAGGCGGACCGGAAGGCAGGCGAACACATGGCCGAGATGCAGCAGGGCCTGGGCCTGCCGCCGGGCTTCAACCTGCCGGGCATGGGGTGATCCGTAGGCGTGGTGCGTGAGCGGCGCTCTTATCGCAACCGCATCACGGCATGACCGCGAACCTTCGGTTGTGCGGACGCGCTACCCGTGCTGGCCATAAGATCGCCCGCGCGCCTTTGTGCGGAAAGATCAAATAATTGACAGGCGTGATACTTCCCTGCAACTTCTTTGCATGGGGATCAGGACTTTCGCAGGATTGCTCGCGGCCGCGGCCATGTATGTATCACCGGCAGCGGCGCAGGACTCCGTCATAGGGCAGCTGTCGCTGCAGCCCAGCACGCCGTGGAACGTCGACTATGCGCAAAACAGTTGCGCGATCATGCGTGGATTTGGGCCGGACGATCAACGCGTCCTGTTCGAACTGCGACAGTTCGTGCCCGGTGGCCCATACCGGCTGATGGTCGCCAGCGAGCACCTGGGCAGCGCCCGCGGCGATCCCGTCGTGACAATGACGCCCGGAGAAACCCGACCGCTAAGCGATGCCCGTCGTCTTCGCGCCAATGGAATGCGCGGAGTGGCGGCAACGTTGCGCACCTCATCGGAACCTGCATTGCCCGATGAAACAGGCGAACTTGTGCAGGTTGAAGATGCCATCAACGTCGAAGCAACGCGCGCGATGACCTTTCATGACACTTTCGATCGCGATGTGGCGCTGGCGCTCGGCGATCTCGCGCCTGCAATGGAAGCGATGCGGGTGTGCCTGGACGACCTCGTTACCGAATTGGGATTCGATCCCACCGCCCTTCGCAACGTCGCCCAGGCAGCCGCGCCGTTGGATCAGGCCAGGTGGGCGCGCGAGGTGAGCCAGCATTTCCCGACTGCAGCGCTGCGAGCCGGCAGGGATGCCCGGATCACGGCTTCCACCATCGTTAATCCGCAGGGCCGGATCGTGCGCTGCGCGGCGACCAATGCGCTCGGGGACGAGGATTTTGAGGCGGTCGCCTGCGCTGCCATGATGGAATATGCGCGCCTTACCCCGGCGTTGGATACCGCCGGGGAGCCGACCTTCGGATCCTACACGGTAACGATCGTCTACACGGTGTCCTGAGGGCGCGGAGCAGCGACGGTCGCTCCATCCACACCAATCCGTCCGCACCAGTTGCACCCATGCGCGCCGAACCCATATCGGCGGTAAGGACAAGCGGCGCATGACAATGCCGCACAACGGACGGACTTACCTATGAACGCCTACCCCCTCCTCCCCCTTCGTGACATCGTCGTCTTCCCCGGCATGGTCGTGCCGCTGTTCGTGGGTCGCGACAAGTCGGTGGCGGCGCTGGAGGCGGCGATGGAGGGGGGGCGTGACATCTTCCTCGTCGCGCAGCTCGATCCGGCCTGCGACGATCCCGAGCGCGATGACGTCTACGACATCGGCACCGTCGCACAGGTGCAGCAGATGCTGAAACTGCCCGACGGCACCGTCCGCGTCCTGGTGGAAGGCCAGTCGCGGGCGAAGATTTCCGATTGGCGGGTGGATGGCGACTTCGTGCTCGCGCAGACCGTCGCGGTGGACGAGGCGACGGCATCGGGCAGCGAGGTCGCGGCCATGATGCGCAGCGCGCTCACCCAGTTTGGCGACTATGCCAAGGCCAGCAAGAAGATGCCCGAGGACATCGAGACCGAACTTGCCGAGATCGATGATGCCGGCAGTCTGGCCGATGCCATCGCCGCCAACCTGACGGCCAAGGTCGACGCCAAGCAGCAGTTGCTTGCCGAAACCGACGCGCTCAAGCGGCTGGAGATGGTCTATTCGCTGATGGAGAGCGAGCTTTCCGTCCAGCAGGTCGAACGCAAGATCCGCGGCCGCGTGAAGCGGCAGATGGAGAAGACGCAGCGCGAATACTACCTCAACGAACAGTTGAAGGCGATCCAGAGCGAGCTGGGCGGGGCAGACGGCGAAGGGGACGAGCTTGCCGAGCTGACGAAGAAAATCGCCGAGACCAAGCTGTCGAAGGAAGCGCGCGAAAAAGCCGAGAGCGAGCTGAAGAAGCTGCGCGGAATGCAGCCGATGAGCGCCGAGGCGACCGTCGTGCGCAACTATCTCGACGTGCTGCTCGGCCTGCCGTGGGGCAAGAAGAGCAAGCTGAAGAAGGATATCGCGCAGGCCCAGCAGGTGCTGGATGCCGATCATTATGCGCTGGAAAAGGTCAAGGATCGCATTGTCGAGTATCTTGCGGTGCAGGCGCGCACGAACAAGCTGAAGGGGCCGATCCTGTGCCTCGTCGGCCCGCCGGGTGTCGGCAAGACCAGCCTTGGCAAGTCCATCGCCCGCGCGACCGGGCGCGAGTTCATCCGCCAGAGCCTTGGCGGCGTGCGCGACGAGGCGGAAATCCGTGGGCACCGCCGCACCTACATCGGCAGCCTGCCGGGCAAGATCGTGTCCAACCTGAAGAAGGCGGGGACCAGCAACCCGCTGTTCCTGCTCGACGAGATCGACAAGCTGGGGCAGGATTTCCGCGGCGATCCCGCCTCTGCCCTGCTCGAGGTGCTCGATCCCGAACAGAACAACAAGTTCCAGGACCATTACCTGGAACTGGACATCGACCTGTCGGACATCATGTTCGTGACCACGGCCAACAGCCTCAACCTGCCGCAGCCGCTGCTCGATCGCATGGAAATCATCCGGCTAGAAGGCTACACCGAAGACGAAAAGGTCGAGATTGCCCAGCGTCATTTGATCGACAAGACGGTGGCCGATCATGGGCTGAAGGCTGGCGAGTTCATCCTGACCGAGGACGCTCTGCGCGACCTCATCCGCTATTACACCCGCGAGGCGGGTGTCCGCACGCTGGAGCGCGAGATCGCCCGGCTGGCGCGCAAGAGCCTGCGCCGGATTCTCGAGGGCAAGACCGAAAGCGTAATCGTGACGCCCGACAATCTCGGCGACTTTGCCGGGGTGCGCAAGTTCAAGCACGGCGTTTCCGAGGAAGAAGCGCAAGTCGGCGCGGTAACCGGGCTCGCCTGGACATCGGTGGGCGGCGAACTGCTGACCATCGAAAGCGTCACCACGCCGGGCAAGGGCGAGGTCAAGACCACCGGCAAGCTGGGCGAGGTGATGAACGAAAGCGTCGCCGCAGCGTTCAGCTTCGTCAAGGCGCGAGCGCCGGCTTATGGCATCAAGCCGTCGATCTTCCAGCGCAAGAACGTCCACATCCACCTTCCCGAAGGCGCGGTGCCGAAGGACGGGCCAAGCGCAGGCATCGGCATGGTCACGTCCATCGTTTCCACCCTCACCGGCATAGCGGTGCGGCCCGATGTTGCGATGACCGGTGAGGTTACGCTGCGTGGTCGCGTGCTGCCGATTGGCGGGCTGAAGGAAAAGCTCCTCGCGGCGCTGCGCGGTGGGATCAAGACCGTGCTGATTCCGGAGGAGAACCAGAAGGATCTCGCCGAGATACCCGCCAACGTGAAGGAAGGGCTGGAAATCATCCCCGTCTCGCACGTCGATCAGGTGCTCGAACACGCGCTGACCGCAATTCCGGCCCCGATCGAATGGACCGAGGCGGACGATCTCGCCAGCCAGCCGCACGCGCAGGGCGTGGGGGGAGGACCAGGGGCGGTCGCGCACTGAACCTTGCTGTGCGTTAATAATACGTGGCCGAGGCAAAAACCTCGCTCCCGGGCCGGATAGGCTTTGACAGGTTGCGGAAAAGTCGCTCAATTCCCCGCCTCGCCATGCGAGTCCTTAACGGACCGCGCGCCAAGAAATCCATTCTGAGGGGGTTGTCCACCAATGAACAAGAACGAACTGATCGGTGCTGTCGCGGATTCGAGCGGCCTGTCGCGCAACGATGCGACGAAGGCCGTCGAAGCCGTGTTCGACACGATCCAGAGCACGCTCAAGAAGGGTGACGAGGTTCGGCTGGTCGGGTTCGGAACATTCTCGACCGCTCGGCGCAAGGCGTCGACCGGACGCAACCCGCGCACCGGTGAACCGATGACGATCAAGGCATCGACGCAGCCGAAGTTCAAGGCCGGCAAGGGCCTGAAGGATTCGGTCAACTAGTCTTCTGGGGAGAGGGCGCCCGGCGCGGTTACGCTGCCGGGCAAGGCGAGGGTCGTCCTGCGGGGCGGCCCTTTCCTTTTGCGCTGGCGAAAATGCCTAGCCCACCGCCCGCGTGGCGATGGCATACAACGCGATGGCGGCTGCGTTCGAGACGTTGAGGCTTTCCATGGCGGCGCTGATAGGCAGGCGGGCGAGCGCGTCGCAATGCTGGCCGACGTTGTGCCGCATCCCTTCGCCCTCCGCGCCGAGCACCAGGGCGACTGGTCCGGTGGGCAGCGCTTCGGCAAAGTTCGCCTCCGCCTCGCCGGCAAGGCCGATGCGCCAGTATCCGGCTTCGGCGATCTCCTCCAGCGCGCGGGCAAGGTTCACCACGCGCACCCAAGGCACGATTTCCAGCGCGCCAGAGGCGCTCTTGCCGATGACGCCGCTTTCGGGCGGGGCATGCCGATCCTGGGTGACGATGGCGGCGGCATTGAAGGCCGCGGCCGAACGCAGGATTGCGCCGACGTTGTGCGGATCGGTCACCTGGTCGAGCACGACAATCGGGCGATCGGCATCGCCGGCCAGGACATCGGACAGATGCAGGTCGTCTAGCGGATCGCATTCCAGCACCAGGCCCTGGTGCGGCGCATCGCGCGCCACCAGGCGCGCCAGGTCGGCGACCTCCGCCCGCTCGAGCGGGAAGTCGGCGGGCAGTTCGCCATCAAGCGAGTCGAGCCCTTCGAGCGTCGCCCAAAGCTTGCGATGATGGCGATCGGGGTTGTTGAGCGCCGCCTCCACGGCATGGCGGCCCCACAGGCGCACGGCACCCTTGGACGCGCGACCGGATCCACGCCCGCCCTGCATCCTGCCGGCGCGCCCGCGCAATGCTCTCTTGTTATCCTTCGCCATGTATTCCTCGCTAGTCGGCCGCTCCCCTGCCAGCACGCCCATTGACAGGCAAGCGGTGCTTCGCCATTGGGGCGCCTCTCGGCTGAACGGCCCTTCTTGCGAAGGGCCTTTGCATGCGGGTTTCGGCCCGCTTCCGGCACGGTGTGGACAGGTGGCCGAGTGGTTAAAGGCAGCAGACTGTAAATCTGCCCGCGCAAGCGTACGCTGGTTCGAATCCAGCCCTGTCCACCACCGCCGCTACCTCAGGCTTGCCTAATCGTTCTGCCGCCCCTCGATCAGCCGATCCACCAGCGTGGGATCCGCCAGCGTCGAGGTATCGCCCAGCGCGCCGTAGTCGTTTTC
This is a stretch of genomic DNA from Aurantiacibacter arachoides. It encodes these proteins:
- a CDS encoding YbaB/EbfC family nucleoid-associated protein; amino-acid sequence: MQNMEEMMRAAQEAATKIQQQMQDAQVKLDSIEVEGSAGGGLVKVRASARGRIIAVSIDDSLFKEEEKTILEDLVTAAFNDARDKADRKAGEHMAEMQQGLGLPPGFNLPGMG
- a CDS encoding energy transducer TonB, encoding MLAAAAMYVSPAAAQDSVIGQLSLQPSTPWNVDYAQNSCAIMRGFGPDDQRVLFELRQFVPGGPYRLMVASEHLGSARGDPVVTMTPGETRPLSDARRLRANGMRGVAATLRTSSEPALPDETGELVQVEDAINVEATRAMTFHDTFDRDVALALGDLAPAMEAMRVCLDDLVTELGFDPTALRNVAQAAAPLDQARWAREVSQHFPTAALRAGRDARITASTIVNPQGRIVRCAATNALGDEDFEAVACAAMMEYARLTPALDTAGEPTFGSYTVTIVYTVS
- the lon gene encoding endopeptidase La, with amino-acid sequence MNAYPLLPLRDIVVFPGMVVPLFVGRDKSVAALEAAMEGGRDIFLVAQLDPACDDPERDDVYDIGTVAQVQQMLKLPDGTVRVLVEGQSRAKISDWRVDGDFVLAQTVAVDEATASGSEVAAMMRSALTQFGDYAKASKKMPEDIETELAEIDDAGSLADAIAANLTAKVDAKQQLLAETDALKRLEMVYSLMESELSVQQVERKIRGRVKRQMEKTQREYYLNEQLKAIQSELGGADGEGDELAELTKKIAETKLSKEAREKAESELKKLRGMQPMSAEATVVRNYLDVLLGLPWGKKSKLKKDIAQAQQVLDADHYALEKVKDRIVEYLAVQARTNKLKGPILCLVGPPGVGKTSLGKSIARATGREFIRQSLGGVRDEAEIRGHRRTYIGSLPGKIVSNLKKAGTSNPLFLLDEIDKLGQDFRGDPASALLEVLDPEQNNKFQDHYLELDIDLSDIMFVTTANSLNLPQPLLDRMEIIRLEGYTEDEKVEIAQRHLIDKTVADHGLKAGEFILTEDALRDLIRYYTREAGVRTLEREIARLARKSLRRILEGKTESVIVTPDNLGDFAGVRKFKHGVSEEEAQVGAVTGLAWTSVGGELLTIESVTTPGKGEVKTTGKLGEVMNESVAAAFSFVKARAPAYGIKPSIFQRKNVHIHLPEGAVPKDGPSAGIGMVTSIVSTLTGIAVRPDVAMTGEVTLRGRVLPIGGLKEKLLAALRGGIKTVLIPEENQKDLAEIPANVKEGLEIIPVSHVDQVLEHALTAIPAPIEWTEADDLASQPHAQGVGGGPGAVAH
- a CDS encoding HU family DNA-binding protein, which produces MNKNELIGAVADSSGLSRNDATKAVEAVFDTIQSTLKKGDEVRLVGFGTFSTARRKASTGRNPRTGEPMTIKASTQPKFKAGKGLKDSVN
- the rlmB gene encoding 23S rRNA (guanosine(2251)-2'-O)-methyltransferase RlmB, translating into MGVLAGERPTSEEYMAKDNKRALRGRAGRMQGGRGSGRASKGAVRLWGRHAVEAALNNPDRHHRKLWATLEGLDSLDGELPADFPLERAEVADLARLVARDAPHQGLVLECDPLDDLHLSDVLAGDADRPIVVLDQVTDPHNVGAILRSAAAFNAAAIVTQDRHAPPESGVIGKSASGALEIVPWVRVVNLARALEEIAEAGYWRIGLAGEAEANFAEALPTGPVALVLGAEGEGMRHNVGQHCDALARLPISAAMESLNVSNAAAIALYAIATRAVG